Proteins encoded by one window of Deinococcus radiodurans R1 = ATCC 13939 = DSM 20539:
- a CDS encoding cysteine desulfurase-like protein: MQTAGPITREALRTQFPSLAGGRAYLDNAAGGLLPTRSIQAVTEHLTRFGATNAMPGHAPGQQIGQLKARAREGTALFLNAEAPDVALGPSATALAFRLAAAFARLWGPGDEVIVSGLEHEANASPWRELERVGVTVKVWHARAPEMRLHPDDLAALLSPRTRLVAVTAASNVLGVAPDIAAITAQVRAAGGWTVVDAVHAAPHLLPDVQAWGADFVTFSPYKVFGPHLGGLWIRPELRPQLPWPRLSFVEDGDITGIEHGTPQYELLAGWLGTLDYLRELGGGDTLTRAALVAAFEQIAALERPVTEALLTGLLARPYVTVYGPQTLEGRVGTVAFQVQGEAPLDTALRLSAQGVDVAAGHFYAVQPLRDLGLYPDGVARASLAHYTSEEDVARLLAALG, from the coding sequence ATGCAGACAGCCGGGCCGATCACACGCGAGGCGCTCCGCACCCAGTTTCCCAGTCTTGCCGGAGGCCGGGCCTACCTCGACAACGCCGCCGGGGGCCTGCTGCCCACCCGCAGCATTCAGGCCGTCACCGAGCACCTGACCCGCTTCGGCGCGACCAACGCGATGCCTGGGCACGCGCCGGGGCAACAGATTGGGCAGCTCAAGGCGCGGGCGCGGGAAGGCACGGCGCTGTTTCTGAACGCCGAGGCGCCGGACGTGGCGCTGGGGCCGAGTGCGACCGCGCTGGCGTTCCGGCTGGCGGCGGCCTTTGCACGGCTGTGGGGCCCCGGCGACGAGGTGATCGTCTCGGGCCTGGAACACGAGGCGAACGCCAGCCCCTGGCGCGAGCTCGAGCGGGTCGGCGTGACGGTGAAGGTCTGGCACGCCCGTGCCCCCGAGATGCGGCTGCACCCGGATGACCTCGCCGCGCTGCTTTCCCCGCGCACCCGGCTAGTAGCGGTGACGGCCGCGAGCAACGTGCTGGGCGTGGCCCCCGACATCGCCGCCATCACCGCGCAGGTGCGGGCGGCTGGTGGCTGGACGGTGGTGGACGCCGTGCACGCCGCGCCGCACCTGCTGCCCGATGTGCAGGCGTGGGGCGCAGACTTCGTGACCTTTAGCCCCTACAAGGTGTTCGGGCCGCACCTCGGCGGGCTGTGGATCCGCCCCGAGCTGCGCCCGCAGTTGCCCTGGCCTCGGCTGAGCTTCGTGGAAGACGGCGACATCACTGGCATCGAACACGGCACGCCGCAGTACGAACTGCTCGCCGGGTGGCTGGGGACGCTCGATTACCTGCGCGAACTGGGGGGCGGCGACACCTTGACCCGCGCCGCGCTCGTCGCCGCGTTTGAGCAGATTGCCGCGCTGGAACGGCCCGTCACTGAGGCTCTGCTCACCGGTCTGCTCGCTCGGCCCTATGTGACGGTGTACGGCCCGCAGACGCTGGAAGGCCGGGTGGGCACGGTGGCTTTCCAGGTGCAGGGCGAGGCGCCGCTCGACACCGCCCTGCGCCTGAGCGCCCAGGGGGTGGACGTGGCCGCCGGGCACTTCTACGCGGTGCAGCCGCTGCGCGACCTGGGCCTGTATCCGGACGGCGTGGCGCGCGCCAGCCTCGCGCACTACACCAGCGAGGAGGACGTGGCACGACTCCTGGCGGCGCTGGGCTGA
- a CDS encoding acetoacetate decarboxylase family protein yields the protein MAKQDTQLLGSANPTELKTPFFQVPTHHRAFSLGVMALPTRYTDAGCVMATFEVDWDAANALIEAPDLDLVRLPNSKALMNVVVYEYRRLTNGTPYNEAGIALLVNPQGYPLPADPQAALDLPADRRQLGDYIVDLPVTTAPACKAGIDLWGYPKFVTNIDFALQGKSFAGTVHDPEREDEFILKLEGEAGAEKRLDDWQDLVLYSKFEDQLFRATSVTRSDEGRSAEPGTFVLTVSPTSLHPMATRLRQLIGDTATPTAVSYTPHFQLRLNEGVGI from the coding sequence ATGGCGAAGCAAGACACCCAACTGCTCGGCTCGGCCAACCCGACCGAACTCAAGACGCCCTTTTTTCAGGTGCCCACCCACCACCGCGCGTTCAGCCTGGGCGTGATGGCGCTGCCCACCCGCTACACCGACGCGGGCTGCGTGATGGCGACCTTTGAAGTGGACTGGGACGCTGCCAACGCGCTTATCGAGGCGCCGGACCTCGACCTCGTGCGGCTGCCCAACAGCAAGGCCCTGATGAACGTCGTCGTCTACGAGTACCGCCGCTTGACGAACGGCACGCCCTACAACGAGGCGGGCATCGCGCTGCTCGTCAATCCGCAGGGCTACCCGCTGCCCGCCGACCCGCAGGCCGCGCTTGACCTGCCCGCCGACCGCCGCCAACTCGGCGACTACATCGTGGACCTGCCGGTGACAACTGCCCCGGCGTGCAAGGCGGGGATTGACCTGTGGGGCTACCCCAAGTTCGTGACCAACATTGACTTCGCGCTGCAAGGCAAGAGCTTTGCGGGCACCGTCCACGACCCCGAGCGCGAGGACGAATTCATCCTGAAACTGGAGGGTGAAGCGGGCGCCGAAAAGCGGCTCGACGACTGGCAGGACCTCGTGCTGTACTCCAAGTTCGAGGACCAACTCTTCCGCGCCACGTCGGTCACCCGCAGCGACGAGGGCCGCAGCGCGGAGCCCGGCACCTTCGTCCTGACCGTCTCCCCCACCTCGCTGCACCCGATGGCGACGCGGCTGCGGCAGCTCATCGGCGACACCGCCACGCCGACGGCGGTGAGCTACACGCCCCACTTCCAGTTGCGGCTCAACGAGGGCGTCGGCATCTGA
- the ribD gene encoding bifunctional diaminohydroxyphosphoribosylaminopyrimidine deaminase/5-amino-6-(5-phosphoribosylamino)uracil reductase RibD — protein MNTEHPPDAEYMQLALNEAAKGLGRTSPNPPVGCVIVRDGEIASEIVGRGFHPKAGEPHAEVFALREAGERARGATAYVTLEPCSHDGRTPPCADALIAAGVARVVVAAGDPNPQVNGRGLEKLRAAGIEVATGVLEAAAVRQQAGFRSLVTRGRPHVIYKYAMTLDGKVAALNEGNGPVSGPEARARVMAWRNEVDAVAVGARTALLDNPQLNVRGLDGGRDPRAVLFDPEGHLPASARAVREGTVLVLREGRSTPLERDPRVTVLHAHSLQGALEQLAGLGVATLLLEGGPTLASAFFEAGLIDELRVFVAPKLLGAGLSPLLAPVRSMHAATELAVERVEVVGNDVLVIGGLSV, from the coding sequence ATGAATACGGAACATCCGCCTGACGCGGAATACATGCAGTTGGCCCTGAACGAGGCCGCCAAGGGCCTGGGCCGAACCAGCCCGAATCCGCCGGTGGGCTGCGTCATCGTTCGTGACGGTGAAATCGCCAGTGAAATAGTGGGGCGCGGCTTTCACCCTAAGGCCGGAGAGCCCCACGCCGAGGTCTTCGCGCTGCGTGAGGCGGGCGAGCGGGCACGCGGGGCCACCGCCTACGTCACGCTCGAACCGTGCAGCCATGACGGGCGCACCCCACCCTGCGCCGACGCGCTGATTGCCGCTGGCGTGGCCCGTGTGGTCGTGGCGGCGGGCGACCCCAACCCGCAGGTGAACGGGCGCGGGCTGGAAAAACTGCGCGCGGCGGGCATCGAGGTCGCAACCGGCGTGCTGGAAGCCGCAGCCGTGCGACAGCAAGCCGGCTTTCGCTCGCTGGTCACGCGGGGCCGCCCCCACGTCATCTACAAATACGCCATGACGCTCGACGGCAAGGTCGCCGCCCTGAACGAGGGCAACGGCCCGGTCAGCGGCCCCGAAGCCCGCGCCCGCGTAATGGCGTGGCGCAACGAGGTGGACGCCGTGGCGGTGGGCGCCCGCACCGCGCTGCTCGACAACCCGCAGCTCAACGTGCGCGGCCTGGACGGCGGACGCGACCCCCGCGCCGTGCTGTTTGACCCCGAGGGCCACCTGCCCGCCAGCGCCCGCGCCGTCCGTGAGGGCACCGTGCTGGTGCTGCGCGAGGGCCGGAGCACGCCGCTTGAACGCGACCCCCGCGTGACGGTGCTGCACGCCCATTCGCTGCAAGGCGCTCTGGAGCAGCTCGCCGGGCTGGGCGTCGCCACCCTGCTGCTTGAAGGCGGCCCCACCCTCGCCAGCGCCTTTTTTGAAGCGGGATTGATAGACGAACTGCGCGTCTTTGTCGCCCCCAAACTGCTTGGCGCGGGCCTCTCGCCCTTGCTCGCGCCGGTGCGGAGTATGCACGCGGCGACGGAGTTGGCGGTGGAGCGGGTCGAAGTGGTCGGAAACGACGTTCTAGTGATTGGAGGTCTAAGCGTCTGA
- a CDS encoding riboflavin synthase produces MFTGIIEQIGRVTHAAEQNGNLAVTIAPTQMWADLVLGESIACGGTCLTVTGWDEQSFCVDLSRETLAKTAPHWEAGQEVNLERAMTAQARFGGHIVSGHVDGVGEVLEVREEPGAYTMRVRAPRSLAKYLTPKGSVTVDGVSLTLVDVGGPAGSRPEWPLDEFTLWLVPHTLEVTTLKHWRAGTRVNLEADQVAKYVERLLAVGAASPAEVQQ; encoded by the coding sequence ATGTTTACCGGAATCATCGAACAGATAGGCCGCGTCACGCACGCCGCCGAACAAAACGGCAACCTCGCCGTCACCATCGCCCCCACGCAGATGTGGGCCGACCTCGTCCTGGGCGAGTCCATCGCCTGCGGCGGCACCTGCCTGACCGTGACCGGCTGGGACGAGCAGAGTTTTTGCGTAGACCTCAGCCGGGAAACCCTCGCCAAGACCGCGCCGCACTGGGAGGCAGGCCAGGAAGTCAATCTGGAGCGCGCCATGACCGCGCAGGCCCGGTTCGGCGGCCACATCGTGAGCGGGCACGTGGACGGCGTGGGCGAAGTGCTGGAAGTCCGTGAGGAACCCGGCGCCTACACCATGCGGGTACGGGCGCCGCGCTCCCTCGCTAAATATTTGACGCCCAAAGGCAGCGTCACCGTGGACGGCGTGAGCCTGACGCTGGTGGACGTGGGCGGACCCGCCGGCAGCCGCCCCGAGTGGCCGCTCGACGAATTCACCCTCTGGCTGGTGCCGCACACGCTGGAAGTCACCACGCTGAAGCACTGGCGCGCCGGCACGCGGGTCAATCTGGAAGCCGACCAGGTGGCGAAATATGTGGAGCGGCTGCTCGCCGTAGGCGCCGCAAGTCCGGCAGAGGTCCAGCAATGA
- a CDS encoding bifunctional 3,4-dihydroxy-2-butanone-4-phosphate synthase/GTP cyclohydrolase II translates to MSDSITLSTIPDLLAELRAGRPVILVDDENRENEGDLLMPAATATPQWVNFMAREGRGLICVTLTPERARRLDLTPMVGAGAYGQGTDPNGTAFTVSVDHSSNSTGISAYDRAATIAALLEDTSQPTDFRRPGHIFPLVARPGGVLRRAGHTEAGCDLARLAGFAPVGVICEIMGDDGEMSRLPDLLAFGEKHGLKVGSIEALIAYRMEHDPFMEPVAEAELPTRFGDFRLIGFQDTLSGAEHVALVMGEVTPEPLLVRVHSECLTGDAFHSLRCDCGPQLDAALQAIAEEGRGAVIYLRQEGRGIGLLNKIRAYALQDGGADTVDANLQLGLPADARDFGIGAQILHLLGARKLRIMTNNPRKLHSLSGFGLEVVERVPLHVGEDPHNAGYLRTKREKLGHLR, encoded by the coding sequence ATGAGCGACTCCATCACCCTCTCGACCATTCCCGACCTCCTCGCCGAACTCCGTGCCGGACGCCCGGTCATCCTCGTGGACGACGAGAACCGCGAGAACGAGGGCGACCTGCTGATGCCCGCCGCGACTGCCACGCCGCAGTGGGTCAATTTCATGGCGCGCGAGGGCCGGGGCCTGATTTGCGTGACGCTCACGCCCGAGCGCGCCCGGCGGCTCGACCTCACGCCGATGGTGGGGGCCGGAGCTTATGGACAGGGCACGGACCCCAATGGCACCGCCTTCACCGTCAGTGTGGATCACAGCAGCAACTCCACCGGCATCAGCGCCTACGACCGCGCCGCGACGATCGCCGCGCTGCTGGAGGACACTTCGCAGCCGACCGACTTTCGCCGGCCTGGGCACATCTTTCCGCTGGTGGCCCGCCCCGGCGGGGTGCTGCGCCGCGCCGGGCACACCGAGGCCGGGTGCGACCTCGCCCGCCTCGCTGGCTTTGCGCCCGTCGGGGTCATCTGCGAAATCATGGGCGACGACGGCGAGATGAGCCGCCTGCCCGACCTGCTGGCCTTCGGCGAGAAGCACGGGCTGAAGGTCGGCAGCATCGAGGCGCTGATCGCCTACCGCATGGAGCACGACCCCTTCATGGAGCCGGTCGCGGAGGCCGAGCTGCCGACCCGTTTCGGCGACTTTCGCCTCATCGGTTTTCAGGACACCCTCAGCGGCGCCGAGCATGTGGCGCTGGTGATGGGCGAGGTCACGCCCGAGCCGCTGCTGGTGCGTGTTCACTCCGAGTGCTTGACCGGCGACGCCTTCCACTCGCTGCGCTGCGACTGCGGCCCGCAGCTCGACGCGGCGTTGCAGGCGATTGCCGAGGAAGGCCGGGGCGCCGTCATCTACTTGCGGCAGGAGGGGCGCGGCATCGGCCTGCTCAACAAAATTCGCGCCTACGCCCTGCAAGACGGCGGGGCCGACACGGTGGACGCCAACTTGCAACTCGGCTTGCCCGCCGACGCCCGCGACTTCGGCATCGGGGCGCAGATCCTGCACCTGCTCGGCGCCCGGAAACTCCGCATCATGACGAACAATCCGCGCAAAC